A single window of Bos javanicus breed banteng chromosome 19, ARS-OSU_banteng_1.0, whole genome shotgun sequence DNA harbors:
- the C19H17orf58 gene encoding UPF0450 protein C17orf58 homolog: MTARAFWLLCLIVGSSPEAPVAERKASPPHSRKPDPGEGPSAEMPGPRAQPVPEAPRRPRAAEAAPRAWSDLRRRKPPPPAENRAGFREAARAPAGPPSPRLAQAENRASPRRQPALGDSPRRARARAPRLPAVRPSARAAEIPAGPAHPNRPRAAAPPPEPAPAPPPHLGTLQGEDAEPGAEPCARACRADLDERESYCASEFALNGIVHDVDVLGTGIRLVTLLVDRDGLYKMNRLYITPDGFFFRVHILALDSSSCNKPCPEFKPGSRYIVMGHIYHKRRQLPTALLQILRGRLRPGDGLLRSSSSYVKRFNRKRDGQVQGAIHAQCI, translated from the exons CCTCGCCGCCCCACAGCCGGAAGCCCGACCCGGGCGAAGGCCCGAGTGCGGAGATGCCTGGACCCCGGGCGCAGCCAGTCCCCGAGGCCCCGCGGCGGCCGCGCGCGGCCGAAGCCGCTCCCCGTGCCTGGTCAGACCTGAGGCGCCGGAAGCCCCCGCCGCCCGCGGAGAACCGGGCGGGCTTCCGGGAAGCCGCGCGCGCACCCGCCGGCCCGCCGAGCCCGCGTCTGGCGCAGGCCGAGAACCGCGCGTCACCGCGCCGCCAGCCGGCGCTGGGGGATTCCCCGCGGCGCGCACGCGCCCGGGCCCCGCGCCTCCCGGCAGTGCGGCCTTCCGCGCGCGCCGCCGAGATCCCCgccggccccgcccaccccaACCGGCCGCGCGCCGCCGCGCCGCCCCCGGAACCcgcgcccgcgccgccgccgcacCTCGGCACGCTGCAGGGGGAGGACGCCGAGCCCGGCGCCGAGCCCTGTGCGCGCGCCTGCAGGGCGGACTTGGACGAGCGCGAGTCCTATTGCGCCAGCGAGTTCG CGTTGAACGGAATCGTGCATGATGTAGACGTCCTCGGCACAGGGATCCGGCTGGTGACTCTCCTGGTGGACCGAGACGGGCTGTACAAGATGAACCGCCTGTACATCACTCCGGACGGGTTTTTCTTCCGAGTCCACATACTAGCCCTAGACTCCTCTAGTTGCAATAAGCCATGTCCAGAGTTTAAGCCAG gcaGCAGGTATATTGTGATGGGCCACATCTACCATAAGAGAAGGCAGCTCCCTACAGCTCTGCTTCAGATCCTGAGAGGGCGCCTTCGCCCAGGAGATGGACTactcaggagcagcagcagctacgTGAAAAGATTTAACCGAAAAAGGGATGGGCAAGTGCAAGGGGCAATTCACGCCCAGTGCATCTGA